The Vespula vulgaris chromosome 2, iyVesVulg1.1, whole genome shotgun sequence genome has a segment encoding these proteins:
- the LOC127072827 gene encoding uncharacterized protein LOC127072827, with product MHLEDYLVVDKNGENVRQRVYSTNGIDQEEYLLDSSSRLISTMNVVGSTRESCWTNHHSSQVDNIGSSSPFLSTSSNSCKKNDWEELSVAIQYPDQRPETLSNNCNEVNNWNNEITRNGDYYDDKTNGRQRLPSVGTAFSFSRAFVYPDYQGYQDYQETTNLVTSISSQNEEFQELGSAMQIATNEFDLSLIRGDPTSLLANVDSSSSSASTYLEELQDPFQNVDGLCYAVGHLVSSQSSTQLSSVNFHQENVVKDNLGNQVVLPQNEGLLLADQRVPRSDVTAKNEVCDRSYDRATVEDNNFMSTYQCRWIDCGSAFTEQESLVRHIERRHVESSSSNAHGHGRRVQRDRDKEKERDGDSSFLGQTSGPTTGQDEFACLWQGCPRARPFNARYKLLIHMRVHSGEKPNKCPFAGCKKAFSRLENLKIHQRSHTGEKPYACQHRGCTKAFSNSSDRAKHQRTHYDTKPYACQVSGCGKRYTDPSSLRKHAKNHAEPTTSLMALPTTTLDNKMSIGYNNSSNVITEHRKDTTNTLHQIRQANSPLSTNYRSLKNSESCREDDIDFLYTNLYESERIPSVSFDNNHQEYVPIEYMKRFLIEDINNSQNDCNTGYGTNDDVPDFQELGSDIEQEFLELSNLNDAVFIDV from the exons ATGCACCTCGAGGATTACCTCGTTGTCGACAAGAACGGGGAAAACGTAAGGCAACGTGTCTATTCAACAAACGGGATCGATCAAGAAGAATATCTTCTTGATTCATCGTCTCGTTTGATATCCACAATGAACGTCGTTGGAAGTACACGAGAATCTTGTTGGACTAATCATCATTCCTCGCAAGTGGATAATATTGGATCATCCTCGCCATTTTTATCAACTTCATCCAATTCttgtaagaaaaatgattGGGAAGAACTTTCGGTTGCTATACAATATCCCGATCAACGGCCTGAAACATTAAGCAATAATTGCAATGAAGTAAACAATTGGAATAACGAAATTACGAGAAATGGTGATTATTACGATGACAAAACTAATGGACGGCAAAGATTGCCTTCGGTAGGGACAGCATTCTCATTTTCACGAGCTTTCGTATATCCCGATTATCAAGGGTATCAAGATTATCAAGAGACCACAAATTTAGTAACATCGATTAGTTCGCAAAACGAAGAATTTCAGGAACTTGGTAGCGCCATGCAAATAGCTACCAATGAATTTGATTTGAGTTTGATTAGAGGCGATCCTACTTCTTTGCTTGCCAATGTTGATTCTTCCTCGTCTTCGGCGTCAACGTATTTGGAAGAGTTGCAGGATCCGTTTCAAAACGTTGATGGTCTATGTTATGCCGTTGGTCATTTGGTATCTTCACAGTCGAGTACACAATTGTCCTCGGTGAATTTTCATCAGGAAAATGTGGTTAAAGATAATCTTGGCAATCAAGTGGTTTTACCTCAAAACGAAGGATTACTTCTTGCCGATCAACGTGTTCCAAGATCTGACGTAACAGCGAAGAACGAAGTTTGCGATAGATCCTACG ATCGTGCCACGGtagaagataataatttcatgTCGACGTATCAATGTCGATGGATAGATTGCGGAAGTGCTTTTACGGAACAAGAAAGTCTCGTAAGACATATTGAGAGGCGGCACGTAGAGTCTTCCTCTTCTAACGCGCATGGACATGGACGACGCgtacagagagacagagataaggaaaaggagagagacggagatagTTCTTTCTTAGGACAAACGAGTGGTCCAACGACAGGACAAGACGAATTTGCTTGTCTTTGGCAAGGTTGTCCTCGTGCTAGACCATTTAATGCTAGATACAAATTACTCATACATATGCGAGTACATAGCGGTGAGAAGCCAAATAAATGCCCT TTTGCTGGTTGTAAAAAGGCATTTTCACGGCTTGAAAATTTGAAGATTCATCAGAGATCGCATACCGGAGAGAAACCTTACGCCTGTCAACATCGTGGCTGCACTAAAGCTTTCAGCAATAGTAGCGATCGAGCTAAACACCAGAGGACTCATTATGATACG AAACCTTACGCTTGTCAAGTAAGCGGCTGTGGTAAACGTTACACGGATCCATCAAGCTTAAGAAAACATGCAAAAAATCATGCGGAACCAACCACGTCGTTAATGGCATTACCAACAACTACtttagataataaaatgtCTATCGGTTATAATAATTCGTCGAACGTAATAACGGAACATCGTAAAGATACAACAAATACGTTACATCAGATTAGACAGGCGAACAGTCCGCTCTCTACAAATTAtagatcattaaaaaattcggAATCTTGTAGAGAAGATgatattgattttctttatactAATTTATACGAAAGTGAAAGGATCCCTTCCGTTTCGTTTGATAATAATCATCAAGAATATGTACCGATAGAATATATGAAACGTTTTCTTATCGAAGACATTAATAATTCTCAAAACGATTGTAATACTG gATATGGCACGAACGACGATGTTCCTGATTTCCAAGAACTCGGTTCTGACATCGAACAAGAGTTTCTTGAGTTAAGTAATCTCAACGATGCTGTTTTCATCGATGTTTAA
- the LOC127072832 gene encoding aladin encodes MMKILSLNEFLSPMFNQLPTAGVDAYVVRHSDHVEMHDEMHPFYEYLRNYPAVSITSDMLGARECIRTINNGYLFQPIQDSVFKRIISVWREKGFTEALRFAASADSEHVTKVIHWIAVKLTWALDSMEKGIFQREALPTIGSGSIADIVPTRDWNTSIVRCISWHPHCTRLAVATRDDRIRIFSEGISGIPILRHSAQKFVYQLSWSPYAGRVLAAACHIGVLIWTIELGAASNMLSHAVLLKRRNHSPVTSVAWHPQGNILVSCSPNDSNMIVWDVSKEEGVPLKRVGGGGLCFVHWSFCGSRLFSATCRNIFRVWRSGTPTPWYAERWTVPSGRIAAACFGPDLALIFASSDDPVIFSLPLQENIFDTKSSFDEINVAYPLINLAEVTFTSDVNEDSITVGGRIVAMEWDPSGRYLAVLFHKSPLIALILTRISNLGKAVEVKPFCFIQGLSGEVPNCINFYKKYPSTDSIVCLTIAWSSGRIQHFPISNNYVMSDDGWY; translated from the exons ATGATGAAGATATTGTCTTTAAATGAATTCCTATCTCCAATGTTTAATCAACTACCCACTGCTGGTGTTGATGCATATGTTGTGAGACACAGTGATCACGTAGAAATGCACGACGAGATGCATCCTTTTTATGAATACCTGCGTAATTACCCAGCAGTTTCTATCACTAGTGATATGCTTGGCGCGCGGGAATGTATTCGCACTATCAACAATGGTTATTTATTCCAACCTATTCAGGATAgtgtttttaaaagaattataagcgtatggagagaaaaaggatttaCAGAAGCTTTACGTTTCGCTGCATCTGCTGATTCCGAACACGTAACAAAAGTGATACACTGGATAGCTGTAAA ACTCACATGGGCTTTAGACTCTATGGAGAAAGGTATTTTTCAAAGGGAAGCTTTACCAACCATTGGATCAGGATCCATTGCTGATATAGTCCCTACGCGTGATTGGAATACCTCGATT gTACGTTGCATTTCATGGCATCCACATTGCACCCGTTTAGCTGTTGCAACCAGAGACGACAGAATACGTATATTTTCAGAAGGTATATCAGGGATACCGATTTTACGACACAGTGCTCAAAAATTCGTTTATCAATTAAGTTGGAGTCCTTATGCCGGAAGAGTATTAGCTGCTGCGTGTCATATAGGTGTTTTAATATGGACGATCGAACTAGGTGCTGCTAGTAATATGTTGAGCCATGCTGTGCTATTAAAGCGAAGAAATCATAGTCCTGTTACTAGTGTAGCATGGCATCCACAG GGTAACATATTGGTGTCCTGTTCACCGAATGATTCCAATATGATCGTATGGGACGTTTCCAAAGAGGAAGGTGTACCACTAAAACGAGTAGGTGGTGGTGGATTATGCTTTGTACATTGGTCTTTTTGCGGAAGTCGTTTATTTTCTGCCACATGTAGAAACATTTTTAG AGTTTGGCGATCTGGTACTCCAACACCGTGGTATGCAGAAAGATGGACTGTACCATCCGGACGTATAGCTGCTGCTTGTTTTGGACCAGATTTAGCATTGATATTTGCATCGAGCGACGATCctgttattttttcattaccaCTTCAGgagaatatttttgatacTAAATCGTCATTTGATGAAATCAATGTAGCATACCCTCTAATCAATTTAGCTGAAGTCACTTTCACATCGGATGTAAATGAAGATTCCATTACAGTCGGTGGTCGAATAGTAGCAATGGAATGGGATCCTTCGGGCCGATACCTTGCTGTTCTCTTTCAC AAGAGTCCATTGATCGCTTTAATACTAACGAGAATAAGTAATTTAGGGAAAGCGGTCGAAGTGAAAccattttgtttcattcaaggTTTGTCCGGAGAAGTACCgaattgtataaatttttataagaaatatccTTCCACGGATTCAATAGTCTGTTTGACTATTGCATGGAGTAGCGGACGTATACAACATTTTCCTATATCCAATAATTACGTTATGAGCGATGACGGTTGGTATTAA